From a region of the Pseudophaeobacter arcticus DSM 23566 genome:
- a CDS encoding APC family permease, which yields MQSEKETYRENSISLGGAVAMGTGVMIGAGIFALTGQIAQLAGPLFPLAFIAGAVVTSFSAYSFIRMSNKWPSSGGIAMILQKCYGPGAIAGGAALLMALSMVIAESLVARTFATYVLRPFDIEGGPLVPALAVAVIVFAFLVNMAGNRSVGLFSLIMAAIKIGGIALFGIAALWSSGFAFAAASETPQSYGITGFIASTALAILAFKGFTTITNSGAEITEPNRNVGRAIMFSIGICVVAYLLVAFGVGSSLTIEEIISARDYSLAQAAQPALGQTGFILTVILAAVATASGVLASVFAVSRMLAMLTDMEMIPHSHFGMSGPIQRHTLVYTVVIAATLAVLFDLGRIASLGAFFYLVMDMIIHWGVFHYRRADVGASGIVLLTALALDVVVLAAFTVMKLQSDPMIVLYAAVGMIAVFAFERVYLSRWLAPQAAHSHGE from the coding sequence ATGCAGAGCGAAAAAGAAACGTACCGCGAAAATTCCATCAGTCTGGGCGGAGCCGTTGCGATGGGGACAGGCGTGATGATCGGCGCTGGAATCTTTGCGTTGACGGGGCAAATCGCGCAGCTCGCCGGCCCGCTTTTCCCGCTTGCATTCATCGCCGGCGCGGTCGTCACAAGCTTCAGCGCCTACAGCTTCATCAGGATGTCGAACAAATGGCCGTCCTCGGGTGGCATCGCCATGATCCTGCAGAAATGCTATGGCCCCGGAGCCATCGCGGGCGGGGCCGCACTGCTGATGGCGCTCAGCATGGTGATCGCGGAAAGCCTCGTCGCCCGGACCTTCGCCACCTATGTCTTGCGCCCTTTCGATATCGAAGGTGGCCCATTGGTCCCCGCTCTGGCCGTGGCCGTAATCGTTTTCGCCTTTCTGGTGAACATGGCCGGAAACCGCTCGGTCGGGCTGTTTTCATTGATTATGGCAGCAATCAAGATCGGTGGCATAGCTCTGTTCGGCATCGCTGCTTTGTGGTCTAGTGGTTTTGCGTTCGCTGCGGCTTCCGAGACGCCTCAATCCTATGGCATCACGGGTTTCATAGCATCCACGGCGCTGGCTATCCTCGCCTTCAAAGGGTTCACGACGATCACCAACAGCGGGGCCGAGATCACCGAACCAAACCGCAACGTTGGCCGAGCGATCATGTTCTCGATCGGGATCTGCGTCGTCGCCTACCTGTTGGTCGCCTTCGGGGTTGGTTCGAGTCTGACGATCGAGGAGATCATCTCAGCGCGTGACTATTCTCTTGCACAAGCGGCGCAGCCCGCCCTTGGACAAACCGGCTTCATATTGACGGTGATCCTGGCCGCTGTCGCAACCGCATCGGGCGTTCTGGCCAGCGTCTTCGCGGTGTCGCGTATGCTGGCGATGCTGACCGACATGGAAATGATCCCGCACAGCCATTTCGGTATGTCCGGCCCTATCCAACGCCACACGCTGGTCTATACCGTTGTCATCGCCGCGACGTTGGCCGTGCTTTTCGATCTTGGCCGGATCGCATCCCTCGGTGCTTTCTTCTACCTTGTCATGGACATGATCATACATTGGGGCGTGTTCCACTATCGTCGAGCAGACGTCGGCGCCTCAGGTATCGTGCTTTTGACTGCCCTGGCGCTCGATGTAGTTGTACTGGCAGCTTTCACCGTGATGAAGCTTCAAAGCGACCCGATGATCGTTCTGTATGCGGCTGTCGGAATGATCGCTGTCTTCGCTTTCGAGCGCGTTTACTTGTCGCGATGGTTGGCACCTCAGGCCGCGCATTCCCACGGTGAATAG
- a CDS encoding putative periplasmic lipoprotein encodes MKIHLLMGASALGLGACAYEPTPLPSVATQQAVVNTAVSSPISYQDPLAGYTYRGPTGPRDWRSVNQEQTEGN; translated from the coding sequence ATGAAAATTCATCTACTTATGGGGGCTTCGGCCCTCGGGCTTGGCGCATGCGCCTATGAGCCCACCCCGTTGCCGTCCGTCGCGACCCAACAGGCCGTCGTCAACACGGCAGTTTCATCGCCGATCAGCTATCAGGACCCCTTGGCGGGCTACACCTATCGCGGCCCTACAGGTCCCCGCGACTGGCGTTCCGTCAATCAAGAACAGACGGAGGGCAACTGA
- a CDS encoding TolC family protein: protein MRVSKFPLVFGFPLILGACATAVPGIYTEPKAGFANISSQVTPALGKRTAFAETQAENEALKKQVHAMVHRKTISADTAVQVALLNNKGLQASYANVGLSAAEAWQQSMPENPIVSIGILGIGAPELGAYRAIEGLIRSNVLDATTRKQRTAIADANFRQAQLSAVNDTLALANQTRKAWVDAVAAFEAVSYLRRAKATSDAGSELAMRLGETGALNTAGQAREQAFNAELAGQLAQARLNATRSKEQLTRLMGLWGTEVDYYVPDALPALPRSVGRVTDIEAKALRNRVDLRVAKLGLEAQAKAFGLTDQTRIISDLEFIAGFEAEREIEDGETETVTTPQVEVEFAIPIYDTGKARMRKAELSYLQAANVLAERAVNVRSEARGAEASYHAAYKIARHYRDVLVPLRTTVEEEGLLSYNGMITNTFELLTDVREKLGASLEAANAKREFYMAQADLTAAIYGGGEGGGGAGGEGATLAAGGGAGH from the coding sequence ATGCGGGTATCGAAGTTTCCGCTGGTTTTCGGCTTTCCGCTAATCCTGGGTGCCTGTGCTACCGCTGTGCCGGGCATCTACACGGAACCAAAAGCTGGCTTCGCCAATATTTCCAGCCAGGTCACACCAGCCCTCGGCAAACGGACAGCCTTCGCCGAAACCCAGGCCGAAAACGAGGCCTTGAAGAAGCAGGTGCACGCAATGGTGCACCGCAAGACCATTTCGGCGGACACCGCCGTTCAGGTCGCGCTTCTGAACAACAAAGGGTTGCAGGCGTCCTATGCAAACGTCGGCCTGTCTGCCGCAGAGGCCTGGCAGCAATCGATGCCGGAAAACCCAATCGTGTCGATTGGTATACTGGGCATCGGTGCGCCCGAACTGGGTGCCTACAGGGCGATCGAGGGACTGATCCGGTCGAACGTGCTCGATGCCACCACTCGCAAGCAGCGTACGGCCATTGCAGACGCAAACTTCCGGCAGGCTCAACTGAGCGCCGTGAACGACACACTCGCACTGGCCAATCAGACGCGGAAGGCATGGGTCGATGCCGTAGCCGCCTTCGAAGCTGTGAGTTATCTCCGCCGTGCGAAAGCGACGTCTGACGCCGGATCGGAATTAGCGATGAGACTGGGCGAGACCGGCGCGCTTAACACAGCCGGGCAGGCCCGTGAACAGGCATTCAATGCCGAACTCGCCGGACAACTTGCCCAGGCACGCTTGAATGCTACCCGGTCCAAAGAGCAGCTGACCAGGCTCATGGGGCTGTGGGGCACCGAAGTCGACTATTATGTGCCCGATGCTCTTCCTGCGCTGCCGCGTTCCGTCGGCCGTGTGACTGACATCGAAGCGAAAGCATTGCGAAATCGGGTTGATCTGCGCGTTGCCAAACTTGGCCTGGAAGCACAGGCCAAGGCGTTTGGTCTGACTGATCAGACTCGCATTATCAGCGATCTCGAATTCATTGCCGGGTTCGAAGCGGAGCGGGAAATTGAGGACGGAGAAACGGAGACCGTGACCACCCCTCAGGTGGAGGTGGAGTTCGCAATCCCGATCTACGACACCGGGAAGGCACGGATGCGCAAGGCGGAATTGTCGTACCTGCAAGCAGCCAACGTGCTGGCAGAAAGAGCCGTCAACGTCCGGTCCGAAGCGCGTGGTGCTGAAGCCTCCTATCACGCCGCGTATAAGATCGCCCGCCACTATCGCGACGTTCTGGTGCCGCTACGCACGACCGTCGAAGAAGAGGGGCTGCTGTCTTATAACGGCATGATCACCAACACTTTCGAGCTGCTGACAGACGTGCGCGAGAAACTGGGCGCATCACTGGAAGCGGCAAACGCAAAACGCGAATTCTACATGGCACAGGCTGATCTGACCGCTGCGATCTATGGCGGCGGCGAAGGCGGTGGCGGTGCTGGTGGAGAAGGCGCGACACTTGCCGCCGGTGGCGGCGCAGGACACTGA
- a CDS encoding multicopper oxidase family protein: MLNRRQLLGAGAAGATLVSSKAWGQTLNMGLPEAAQMDSAATAITARPSTGPDYTPVVTLNGWTLPHRMNNGVKEFHLVAEPVERELADGMIAHLWGYNGQSTGPTIEAVEGDRVRIYVTNKLPEGTTVHWHGLILPSGMDGVSGLSHPSIPPGKTFVYEFDLVKSGTFMYHPHGDEMTQMAMGMMGMFVVHPKDPTFMPVDRDFLIMLNAFDIDPGTYVPRIMTMTDFNLWTWNSRIFPDIDPLVVNKGDRVRVRVGNLTMTNHPIHMHGYDFKVTCTDGGWVPPEAQWPEVSIDIPVGAMRAYEFVADHLGDWAIHCHKSHHTMNAMGHDVPTFIGVNKKPLTQKIRQFQPEYMPMGMSGMGDMAKMEMPLPDNTIPMMTGWGPYGPIEMGGMFSVVKVRDGIDADDYSDPGWYENPPGEMAYEWTGELPDFASNNSPKTILTPKPTSKG; this comes from the coding sequence ATGCTAAATAGACGTCAATTACTCGGAGCCGGCGCGGCAGGTGCAACGCTGGTCTCTTCGAAAGCCTGGGGTCAAACCCTGAACATGGGCCTGCCCGAAGCTGCCCAAATGGATAGCGCAGCAACGGCGATCACGGCGCGTCCTAGTACCGGGCCGGACTACACACCTGTGGTCACATTGAACGGGTGGACCCTGCCGCACCGGATGAACAACGGGGTGAAAGAATTTCACCTCGTGGCCGAACCGGTAGAACGCGAGCTTGCCGACGGCATGATCGCGCATTTGTGGGGCTACAACGGCCAATCCACCGGCCCGACGATCGAAGCAGTCGAAGGCGACCGGGTGCGCATCTACGTCACCAATAAGCTGCCGGAAGGCACAACGGTGCACTGGCACGGGCTCATTCTTCCTTCAGGCATGGATGGGGTCTCCGGATTGAGCCATCCAAGCATCCCGCCGGGCAAAACCTTCGTCTACGAATTCGACTTGGTGAAGTCCGGAACGTTCATGTACCACCCCCACGGCGATGAAATGACCCAGATGGCGATGGGGATGATGGGCATGTTCGTGGTCCACCCCAAGGATCCCACATTCATGCCGGTGGATCGTGATTTCCTGATCATGCTGAATGCTTTCGACATCGATCCGGGTACCTATGTACCCCGCATCATGACGATGACGGATTTCAACCTTTGGACCTGGAACAGCCGGATCTTCCCCGACATCGATCCGCTGGTCGTGAACAAGGGCGACCGGGTGCGAGTACGGGTTGGGAACCTTACGATGACGAACCACCCGATCCATATGCACGGCTATGACTTCAAGGTCACCTGCACGGATGGCGGCTGGGTGCCGCCTGAAGCACAGTGGCCGGAGGTCAGCATCGACATTCCCGTAGGTGCGATGCGCGCCTACGAATTCGTCGCCGATCATCTGGGAGATTGGGCGATCCATTGCCACAAATCGCACCATACGATGAACGCCATGGGCCATGACGTGCCGACGTTCATCGGGGTGAACAAGAAGCCGCTGACCCAGAAGATCCGTCAATTCCAGCCGGAATACATGCCGATGGGCATGTCCGGCATGGGGGACATGGCAAAAATGGAAATGCCGCTACCCGACAATACCATCCCGATGATGACGGGTTGGGGCCCGTACGGACCCATCGAGATGGGCGGCATGTTTTCGGTCGTGAAGGTGCGGGACGGCATCGACGCGGACGATTACTCCGATCCCGGCTGGTACGAGAACCCTCCGGGCGAGATGGCCTACGAATGGACTGGCGAATTACCCGACTTTGCCTCCAACAACAGCCCCAAAACCATTCTCACACCGAAACCAACCTCGAAGGGCTGA
- a CDS encoding copper-binding protein, with translation MRNLLLTTSFAIALSAPAFAAGTHDGGHGETKPAAMMVGMPGDAAKVDRTIDVTLLENDEGQMLIESEPMDIKEGETIRFNITNKGELEHEFVLDTVERNAEHKIEMAKMDMEHDDPNRIRLDAGASGEVVWTFANSGTFEAACLIPGHYESGMHREVAVGDQMAQADVEYTSGTIKKIDAKAGKVTIIHGPLVNLDMPAMTMVFRADEAMVAKMAEGQDIEFVADRVKGKLTVTQMK, from the coding sequence ATGAGAAATCTTCTTTTGACGACAAGCTTCGCGATCGCGCTATCAGCACCGGCCTTTGCTGCAGGTACACACGACGGCGGACATGGGGAGACCAAGCCAGCCGCAATGATGGTCGGCATGCCGGGTGACGCCGCCAAGGTTGACCGCACAATCGACGTCACTTTGCTCGAAAACGATGAGGGCCAGATGCTGATCGAGAGTGAGCCGATGGATATCAAGGAGGGCGAAACCATCCGCTTCAACATCACCAACAAGGGTGAGCTGGAGCATGAATTCGTCCTCGACACGGTAGAGCGTAATGCCGAGCACAAGATCGAAATGGCCAAGATGGACATGGAACATGACGATCCGAACCGTATCCGTCTCGATGCGGGCGCCTCGGGCGAAGTTGTCTGGACTTTCGCAAATTCTGGCACATTCGAAGCAGCGTGCCTGATCCCGGGCCACTACGAATCGGGAATGCACCGTGAGGTCGCAGTCGGTGACCAGATGGCTCAGGCTGACGTGGAATACACAAGCGGCACCATCAAGAAAATCGACGCAAAGGCCGGCAAGGTCACAATTATCCACGGCCCTCTCGTCAACCTGGATATGCCGGCAATGACCATGGTGTTCCGCGCCGACGAGGCGATGGTGGCCAAGATGGCGGAAGGTCAGGACATCGAGTTCGTTGCCGACCGGGTCAAGGGTAAACTGACCGTCACGCAGATGAAGTAA
- a CDS encoding cupredoxin domain-containing protein — protein MKNFLRTCTIALALVLPAFSVGASSGKGQQPHARAFEVPGHDPIGKPGDGSSIDRTIEISIRETESGYMLFEPDAIQIESGSVVQFSIRNTGALDHEFFLGSFDEVAKHQQWMREHPDMQHDSANSVSIPSGQNAELIWDFSDMTNLEFVCLIPGHREAGMWGVIIVHDHLAPKSKD, from the coding sequence ATGAAGAATTTCCTGAGAACCTGCACCATCGCCCTTGCGCTTGTCCTTCCGGCTTTTTCAGTGGGCGCTTCCAGTGGCAAGGGCCAGCAGCCTCACGCGCGAGCCTTCGAAGTGCCTGGCCATGATCCGATCGGGAAACCCGGTGATGGCTCCTCGATCGACAGGACGATTGAAATATCCATACGGGAGACGGAAAGCGGCTACATGCTTTTCGAGCCGGACGCGATCCAGATTGAAAGCGGCTCGGTTGTCCAGTTTTCAATCAGAAATACCGGCGCATTGGATCACGAGTTCTTTCTCGGTTCCTTTGACGAGGTCGCAAAACATCAGCAATGGATGCGCGAACATCCCGATATGCAGCATGACAGCGCCAACTCGGTTTCGATCCCTAGTGGGCAAAATGCCGAGTTGATCTGGGATTTCTCCGATATGACCAACCTGGAGTTCGTATGCTTGATTCCCGGCCACCGGGAAGCGGGCATGTGGGGCGTCATCATCGTGCACGATCACCTTGCGCCGAAGTCCAAGGATTAG
- a CDS encoding ABC transporter transmembrane domain-containing protein: MSLLDRYHLLVHDVAAALGYDYSDATPDWVHPFIHLILVLAPALLISVGSYLAIRGILKLWKYRSTPAIHPEPIRGLEGSLFSTVLRYSRRQQALMIVVSLIAMPILYLTLELPKQIVNNALDSGRFPVAVLGRDVDQVVFLMLLCGLYLLAIILNGLNKYSLNVFKGYVAERFLRRFRLLVYRQWRSDPDSGNQSEIVPILAQEVEPIGGFAADVLTLPILQGGTLLTILFFMFVQDPVLGAAALTVLPIQLVLLPKLQRRVNALSRTRIKEVRQLGRQLSDQLRERQVNPAGLLPVSASFRELEHVRRKIFRLKFFIKALNNFLTALTPFLFYSLGGYFVIEGRITLGALVAVLAAHKDFSAPLKELFRYYQTLEDTRIRYHEITAFFAGSGHSSEVAQADDSTLEKVSQFEQSPLRKTTLPFEGHGDLASQ; encoded by the coding sequence ATGTCACTCTTGGATAGGTATCACCTGCTTGTACACGACGTAGCTGCCGCCCTTGGGTACGACTACAGCGATGCCACGCCGGACTGGGTTCATCCGTTCATTCATCTCATACTGGTCTTGGCCCCCGCGCTGCTGATCAGTGTTGGCTCATATCTTGCTATTCGCGGCATTCTGAAGCTTTGGAAGTACCGCAGCACGCCTGCGATCCACCCAGAGCCCATACGAGGGCTCGAAGGAAGTCTTTTCAGCACCGTCTTGCGCTATTCAAGAAGGCAGCAAGCGTTGATGATCGTGGTTAGCCTCATCGCGATGCCTATACTCTATCTGACTTTGGAACTGCCAAAACAGATCGTAAACAACGCTCTGGATTCTGGCCGTTTCCCAGTTGCCGTTTTGGGACGAGACGTCGACCAGGTCGTTTTCCTCATGCTTCTTTGCGGTCTCTACCTTTTGGCTATTATCCTGAATGGGCTAAACAAATATAGCCTTAACGTCTTCAAAGGGTATGTCGCCGAGCGTTTTCTGCGGCGCTTCCGCCTGCTGGTCTATCGGCAATGGCGCAGCGATCCAGACTCCGGAAACCAAAGCGAGATCGTCCCTATTCTCGCACAGGAAGTCGAGCCCATCGGTGGCTTCGCGGCAGATGTCCTTACGCTGCCAATCCTGCAAGGCGGTACGCTTCTGACGATCCTGTTTTTCATGTTCGTTCAGGACCCTGTCTTGGGTGCCGCCGCACTGACGGTACTGCCAATTCAGCTCGTGCTGCTGCCCAAGCTGCAACGGCGGGTCAACGCGCTTTCACGCACCAGGATCAAGGAGGTCCGACAGCTTGGCAGGCAGCTCAGCGATCAATTGCGCGAACGGCAGGTCAATCCGGCCGGGCTGCTGCCAGTAAGCGCAAGTTTTAGAGAGCTTGAGCACGTGCGCAGGAAGATTTTCCGTCTGAAGTTCTTCATCAAGGCCCTCAACAATTTTCTGACCGCGCTGACGCCATTCCTGTTCTACTCTCTGGGTGGATATTTCGTCATCGAAGGGCGGATCACACTCGGCGCGCTGGTGGCCGTCCTGGCAGCGCACAAGGACTTCTCGGCACCGCTGAAGGAACTTTTCCGCTACTATCAGACCTTGGAAGACACCCGAATCCGGTATCACGAAATCACGGCTTTTTTTGCCGGGTCAGGCCACTCGTCCGAAGTGGCCCAGGCTGATGACAGTACGCTGGAAAAGGTCAGCCAATTCGAGCAATCGCCGCTCAGAAAAACGACTTTGCCTTTCGAGGGGCATGGAGACCTCGCTTCACAATGA
- a CDS encoding c-type cytochrome translates to MKEFDSMKWAAIFFALIAVSAAGWYILQPTHSQTSTQTDERMALPAGALATVRLPPSFTEQEQIGKRAYGAACATCHGVNGQGQDGVAPPLVHKIYEPGHHGDMAFVLAAQNGVRAHHWKFGNMPAVEGVTRAEVLNIVAYIRALQRENGIN, encoded by the coding sequence ATGAAGGAGTTTGATAGCATGAAATGGGCAGCAATATTTTTTGCTCTGATCGCCGTTTCTGCGGCAGGATGGTACATCCTGCAGCCGACCCACTCCCAGACGAGTACTCAGACGGACGAAAGAATGGCACTTCCCGCAGGTGCGCTTGCAACTGTCAGGCTGCCCCCAAGTTTCACCGAGCAAGAGCAAATCGGCAAGCGTGCCTATGGTGCGGCCTGCGCGACCTGCCACGGCGTCAATGGGCAGGGTCAGGACGGCGTTGCTCCACCGCTGGTGCACAAGATTTATGAGCCGGGCCACCACGGTGACATGGCGTTTGTCCTCGCAGCACAGAATGGTGTTCGGGCGCACCATTGGAAGTTTGGCAACATGCCAGCTGTCGAGGGCGTAACACGAGCAGAAGTATTGAATATCGTGGCATATATACGGGCTCTTCAAAGGGAAAACGGAATTAACTGA
- a CDS encoding c-type cytochrome codes for MKPKFIATLALALSGTGVLADGHATGDASAGDKVFNKCKACHSIVRTDGDVIRKGGAVGPNLYGVYNRTAGTEEMFGNKFRDSIREAGENGLVWNESDFVAYIADPKKFLATFLNDSKAKSGMSFKLKKETDAKAVWAYLVSVGPEVEAD; via the coding sequence ATGAAACCTAAATTTATCGCAACGCTAGCATTGGCATTGTCCGGAACAGGTGTTCTCGCCGATGGACATGCAACCGGCGACGCATCGGCCGGAGACAAGGTATTTAACAAGTGCAAGGCCTGCCACTCAATCGTCAGGACGGATGGTGACGTTATCCGAAAGGGTGGCGCGGTTGGGCCAAATCTTTATGGTGTGTACAACCGAACAGCAGGGACCGAAGAAATGTTTGGGAATAAATTTCGGGACTCTATTCGTGAAGCGGGCGAGAATGGCTTGGTCTGGAACGAGAGCGATTTCGTAGCCTATATTGCAGATCCGAAGAAGTTCCTCGCGACTTTTCTGAACGACAGCAAGGCGAAATCTGGCATGTCATTCAAATTGAAGAAAGAAACGGATGCCAAGGCAGTCTGGGCTTATCTCGTTTCGGTTGGACCGGAGGTTGAGGCCGATTAG
- a CDS encoding sialidase family protein: MSWTEGNNAVRMALFDGTYWTEARTIHQSETLFVNWADFPSVVGLSDGTLAAHWLELNGPGSYQYDVKIAFSFDEGLNWTTPIIPHDDRSKREHGFVSLIPDDSAGLTALWLDGRAYDNQAADDSYENAMQVRARRIAPDGSMGPESLLDPRACTCCQTSAVRKEAGNIIAVYRDRTAEEIRDISVVRLVEEEWTDPETIYGDGWEIAGCPVNGPAIDALGTYAVVVWFTGANGEAKARIAFSRDGGASFEDPLQLDLGTPAGRVDVLQMGDGKALALWLEYANGGEAIVVCQVSPESGCTSPQALHINRGRESVGFPRITRSAAGVVVAWTGSAQGNLAGTTVVGVEVAIPSPAR, from the coding sequence ATGAGTTGGACCGAAGGTAACAACGCCGTTCGGATGGCCCTGTTCGATGGCACCTATTGGACGGAGGCGCGTACAATTCATCAATCTGAGACACTGTTTGTGAACTGGGCCGACTTTCCGTCAGTCGTTGGGCTTAGCGATGGGACGCTTGCAGCGCATTGGTTGGAATTGAATGGGCCGGGCAGCTATCAATACGACGTAAAGATCGCTTTCTCCTTCGATGAGGGTTTGAACTGGACAACGCCAATCATACCCCACGATGACCGATCAAAGCGTGAACATGGTTTCGTGTCGCTAATCCCTGATGATAGCGCTGGTTTGACAGCTCTTTGGCTAGATGGTCGTGCATACGATAATCAAGCCGCAGACGACAGCTATGAGAATGCCATGCAGGTCCGCGCACGTCGCATTGCGCCGGACGGTTCAATGGGACCGGAAAGCCTGCTCGACCCACGCGCTTGTACGTGCTGTCAAACATCGGCCGTCCGCAAGGAAGCAGGTAACATCATAGCGGTTTACAGGGACCGAACAGCCGAAGAAATCCGCGATATTTCGGTTGTCAGGTTGGTCGAAGAAGAATGGACCGACCCCGAAACAATCTACGGCGACGGCTGGGAAATCGCAGGATGCCCTGTCAACGGACCTGCCATCGATGCGTTGGGAACGTACGCGGTAGTCGTGTGGTTCACCGGTGCCAATGGCGAGGCAAAGGCTCGAATTGCGTTTTCCAGGGATGGGGGCGCATCCTTTGAAGACCCGTTGCAACTCGATCTCGGCACACCCGCAGGTCGCGTAGATGTCTTGCAGATGGGTGACGGCAAAGCACTTGCTCTTTGGTTGGAGTATGCGAATGGCGGTGAAGCAATAGTCGTGTGTCAGGTGTCGCCGGAGAGCGGGTGTACTTCGCCACAAGCACTCCACATCAATCGTGGGCGAGAGTCGGTAGGATTTCCAAGGATTACGCGATCAGCAGCTGGCGTTGTCGTTGCGTGGACCGGGTCTGCACAGGGCAACTTGGCGGGGACAACCGTGGTTGGTGTCGAAGTAGCGATACCGTCTCCCGCAAGGTAA
- a CDS encoding helix-turn-helix domain-containing protein, whose translation MAKTIRSKGQVALCQALVDARVKAGLGQKDLADRLRCHQSLIARLESGQRRVDVVELVVLARAIGFDPFEVLAIVEAATEPDHRI comes from the coding sequence GTGGCAAAGACAATCAGAAGCAAGGGACAAGTGGCACTCTGTCAGGCGTTGGTCGACGCCCGTGTCAAAGCGGGCCTTGGTCAGAAAGACCTGGCAGACAGGCTCAGATGCCACCAGTCCCTTATTGCCCGCCTTGAGAGCGGCCAGCGCCGGGTCGACGTTGTCGAGCTGGTCGTCTTGGCGCGCGCCATCGGCTTTGACCCGTTCGAGGTTCTGGCGATCGTTGAAGCCGCCACGGAGCCCGACCACAGGATTTGA
- a CDS encoding lytic transglycosylase domain-containing protein has protein sequence MVLVMESDGSLIPSRSQSSFARNYYDGIGQSSASDGIAIFGEVEAEQEGVQVAALARMTPLPRADVLSGIQTTALRYAGHPGLRRAGLSVTDWLALYRANIEVESAYRQDAISSAGAIGLGQLMPATARDLGVDPRDPLQNLDGSARYLAIMLETFGDPHLALAAYNAGPDAVRQYGGVPPYRETQNHVARVMAVAARLEGSNS, from the coding sequence ATGGTCCTGGTCATGGAGAGCGACGGCTCCCTGATCCCGTCCCGCTCCCAAAGCAGCTTTGCTCGAAACTACTATGACGGGATTGGTCAGAGTTCGGCTTCCGATGGGATCGCGATCTTCGGCGAGGTAGAGGCCGAGCAAGAGGGCGTCCAAGTCGCGGCCCTTGCCCGCATGACTCCCCTGCCCCGCGCCGATGTTCTCTCCGGGATTCAGACCACGGCCTTGCGCTATGCCGGCCATCCTGGCCTGCGTCGCGCGGGGCTTTCCGTGACGGATTGGCTGGCTCTCTATCGGGCCAATATCGAGGTTGAGAGCGCCTACCGGCAGGATGCGATTTCAAGTGCAGGTGCCATTGGCCTTGGTCAATTGATGCCAGCGACGGCGCGTGATCTGGGCGTCGACCCGCGTGATCCGCTGCAGAACCTCGACGGCTCCGCCCGCTACCTCGCGATAATGCTGGAGACGTTCGGCGATCCGCACCTGGCGCTGGCTGCCTACAACGCCGGACCCGATGCGGTCCGCCAGTATGGCGGCGTTCCCCCCTACCGAGAAACCCAGAACCACGTGGCCCGCGTCATGGCCGTCGCGGCCCGATTGGAAGGATCAAATTCATGA
- a CDS encoding TrbC/VirB2 family protein — translation MKQISNLFVASLALFLLIAEPALAQSIDLSPIQSLLQGIVDALTGPLGVVIATLAVLGVFLSWFFNIIDLRQALWVLVGIAGVAAAPTIVAAVFAGG, via the coding sequence ATGAAACAGATTTCAAACCTCTTTGTCGCCTCGCTGGCGCTATTCCTGCTGATTGCCGAACCCGCCCTCGCCCAGAGCATTGATCTCTCCCCGATCCAGAGCCTGTTACAGGGCATCGTGGATGCGCTGACCGGCCCACTTGGCGTTGTCATCGCGACGCTTGCCGTTCTCGGCGTTTTCTTGAGCTGGTTCTTCAACATCATCGACCTGCGCCAAGCGCTTTGGGTCCTCGTGGGCATCGCCGGTGTCGCGGCTGCCCCCACCATCGTTGCCGCGGTCTTTGCCGGTGGCTGA
- a CDS encoding type IV secretion system protein VirB3 — translation MAERSPLFLGLVRPPKLLGLPIMYAMVWLFGSVLLFVWVQHIAVLGVATLLYPVLWKAADWDPRFIDVMMTALQETPPTRNRSIHGGDSYAP, via the coding sequence GTGGCTGAGCGCTCGCCTCTCTTTCTCGGCCTCGTGCGCCCGCCGAAGCTTCTGGGCCTGCCCATCATGTACGCGATGGTCTGGCTCTTTGGCTCGGTGCTCTTGTTCGTCTGGGTCCAGCACATCGCGGTGCTGGGCGTGGCCACCCTTCTCTATCCGGTGCTGTGGAAGGCCGCCGATTGGGACCCGCGTTTCATCGACGTGATGATGACGGCCCTGCAGGAGACACCGCCCACGCGCAACAGGTCCATCCATGGCGGGGACAGCTATGCCCCGTGA